From the Pseudanabaena sp. FACHB-2040 genome, one window contains:
- a CDS encoding MotA/TolQ/ExbB proton channel family protein gives MNIPELFARGGIAMWPLLFLSILALGTIIERIWFWSRILTREREVAGRVLEAARRDWNAATEISQRSSGLPMGRFLYSGLKLQEPDPEVFRLALETSANEELSTMRKGEKILEAVIALSPLLGLFGTVVGLINSLGSIGFSDLGRGNATAGASLGIAEALISTAMGLVIAITSLAFYRLFSGFVFGQAKVFRQSGSELELLYRQDWSKRPAITPVAVPPSEARPL, from the coding sequence TTGAATATTCCTGAACTCTTTGCTCGTGGCGGCATTGCCATGTGGCCCCTTCTCTTTTTGTCGATTCTGGCTTTGGGAACTATTATCGAGCGCATCTGGTTCTGGTCCAGGATTTTGACGCGGGAGCGAGAAGTAGCAGGTCGGGTTTTAGAGGCGGCTCGACGTGACTGGAACGCCGCTACCGAAATTTCCCAGCGCTCCAGTGGGCTGCCGATGGGGCGTTTTCTCTACTCTGGGCTGAAGCTGCAAGAGCCTGATCCCGAGGTCTTTCGCTTGGCTCTGGAAACCTCGGCCAACGAAGAGCTTTCCACCATGCGTAAAGGTGAGAAAATCCTCGAAGCCGTGATTGCGCTATCGCCCTTGCTGGGCCTGTTTGGTACTGTCGTCGGTCTAATTAATTCTCTAGGCTCAATTGGCTTTAGCGACCTGGGTCGAGGCAATGCCACAGCTGGTGCCTCTCTGGGCATTGCCGAAGCCCTGATCAGCACGGCGATGGGCCTTGTGATTGCTATTACGAGCCTGGCTTTTTATCGACTGTTTTCGGGTTTTGTGTTTGGTCAGGCAAAGGTGTTTCGCCAGTCGGGCAGTGAGCTAGAGCTGCTCTACCGCCAAGACTGGTCTAAGCGCCCCGCGATTACCCCTGTGGCCGTGCCGCCCTCGGAGGCTAGACCCCTATGA
- the lpxB gene encoding lipid-A-disaccharide synthase — MSLNVQGKTRSVRLFISTGEVSGDLQGALLVAALQRQAARRQLEVEIVALGGERMAAAGATLIADTTAIGSVGLFEALPYLLPTLRIQRSAREVLERQPPDLAILIDYMNPNLVIGKFLRQRQPALPVVYYIAPQQWVWAFSQKDSQTLVANSDRMLAIFPAEASYFEKLGARVSWVGHPLVDRFPTPPDQAAARQSLGLDPTARVVTLLPASRSQEVKYMLPTICQAAQLLQAQLPEVQFLMPVSSPRFRPIFEQACQQYGLQAQVVDGLTQDAIAAADLAITKSGTANLEIALMNVPQVVFYKLNPVSAWVARHLLKLDLPFASPVNLVEMQPVVPELLQWQATPEAIVAQALELLTEAAPRQTMLAGYARMRQALGEPGVCDRAAEEIFNLLQERQAQQSASISSV; from the coding sequence GTGAGTTTGAACGTGCAGGGTAAGACGCGATCCGTTCGGCTGTTTATCAGCACTGGGGAAGTCTCAGGGGATTTGCAGGGGGCGTTGCTGGTAGCAGCGCTGCAGCGGCAGGCAGCCCGACGACAGCTTGAGGTCGAAATTGTGGCGTTGGGGGGAGAGCGCATGGCTGCTGCCGGAGCCACTTTGATCGCCGACACCACAGCCATTGGCTCAGTGGGCCTTTTTGAGGCGCTGCCCTACCTGCTGCCGACTCTGCGAATTCAGCGTAGTGCCCGAGAGGTGCTGGAACGTCAGCCGCCCGATTTGGCGATTCTGATTGACTATATGAATCCCAACCTGGTGATCGGCAAGTTTTTGCGTCAGAGGCAGCCTGCGCTGCCTGTGGTTTACTACATCGCACCGCAGCAGTGGGTTTGGGCTTTTAGCCAAAAGGACTCGCAGACTCTGGTCGCTAATTCTGATCGGATGCTGGCTATTTTTCCGGCAGAGGCCAGCTACTTTGAAAAATTGGGAGCTAGGGTCAGTTGGGTAGGGCATCCTTTAGTCGATCGCTTCCCAACCCCACCCGACCAAGCAGCAGCTCGGCAATCGTTGGGACTAGACCCGACGGCTCGGGTTGTCACCCTGTTGCCCGCCTCTCGTAGCCAGGAGGTGAAGTACATGCTGCCGACTATTTGTCAGGCGGCTCAGCTCCTGCAGGCCCAGCTGCCAGAGGTGCAGTTTTTGATGCCGGTGTCGTCACCCCGATTTCGCCCAATTTTTGAGCAGGCTTGCCAGCAGTATGGGCTGCAGGCTCAGGTTGTTGATGGTCTTACCCAAGATGCGATCGCAGCTGCGGATTTGGCCATTACTAAGTCTGGCACCGCCAACCTAGAGATCGCCCTGATGAATGTACCCCAGGTTGTCTTCTACAAGCTCAACCCCGTGTCAGCTTGGGTAGCACGGCACCTGCTAAAGCTCGATCTGCCTTTTGCCTCGCCCGTCAACCTGGTAGAGATGCAGCCGGTTGTGCCAGAACTGCTGCAGTGGCAGGCCACCCCAGAGGCAATTGTGGCACAGGCGCTGGAGTTGCTAACCGAGGCAGCCCCCCGGCAGACTATGCTGGCAGGTTACGCCAGGATGCGGCAGGCCCTGGGGGAACCGGGGGTGTGCGATCGCGCCGCCGAGGAAATTTTCAACTTGCTACAGGAGCGGCAGGCCCAACAGAGCGCGTCTATTTCCAGTGTTTAG